The Clostridiales bacterium region TTTTGTTTTGCTGTTTGGGCAGTATCGTCACCCGACACTGACAACTGAGCTACGGGTGCTTATTCCCTCTCCTTTTACAGAGAGGGTTTTTTATTGTGTTTTTGTTTTGCTGTTTGGGCAGTATCGTCACCCGACACTGACAACTGAGCTACGAGTGCTTATTCCCTCTCCTTTTACAGAGAGGGTTTTTTGTTGTGTTTTTGTTTTGCCGTTTAGGCAGTATCGTCACCCGACACTGACAACTGAGCTACGGGTGCTTATTTCCTCTCCTTTTACAGAGAGGAATTTTTATTGTGTTTTTGTTCTGCTGTTTGGGCAGTATCGTCGCCAAGCTATGCGCACAAAAGCTCCCGAAAGAGAGCTTTTGTATTATATCATTAATTTTTTGATATGACAACCGATTTAACGATTATTTTTTCTTTTGCGGTTTTTCGGGTATAACCGTTTGCTTGGTGGCTTTAATAATAGCTACGCTCTTATCGTCGACCTTGCCCTTGAACGGCTTATACGTCATCAAGTCGGTGTACTCGGTCTCAGGCAATTCGGGAGTATACTCGCTGCCCGAGTTATTGACGATAACATATATTATTTCATTCCCAAGCTTGCGCTTGAAGAACATTACGCCGTGATCGGCGTCGATAGCGCAGTACCTGCCGTGCGCAAAGATCTCGCGCTCGTTAGTTCTTACCGCGCCAAGCTTTTTATACCATTTGAGCAATTCCTTATCGGCTTCGCCCCAAGGATAGCACTTTCTATTGAACGGGTCCTCGAAGCCTTCCATGCCGACCTCGTCGCCGTAATACACGCAAGGCACGCCCGGAAGCGTATACTGCAACGCCGACGCGAGCTTGACGAGCTTACTCGCTTCTTCCCTGTTCTTGACCTTAGCCGTCGCCTTATCCTCTTTGCACTCGATATGTCCGTTATCGCCGAGCACCGTCATGAGCCTTGCCGTGTCGTGGTTGCCGAGCACGTTCATCAGGCTGTCGAGCGCGTGCTTGGGATAGTTGTTTATCACAAACGCGACGGTATTATTGAGCCGCGCACTGTCGCCGCAACGCACGAAGTTAAGTATGTCTTCCTTGAACGGATAGTTGGTTACGCTGTCGAGCTTGCCGTCGGCGATAAAGCTCCGTCTTACGCCGTCGATAATAGGATTGGACGCGTCGACGAACAACTCGCCGTAAACGAGCGCGTCGGCGTTTTCCTTCTTGACCGCTTTTGCGCAGTGCGCGATAAACTCGTCGCCGAGCTGGTCGCAGACGTCCAGTCTCCAACCGCCCAAGCCCATACGCGTCCAGTAGCGAATAACGCCTTCCTGCCCGTTGACGAACTCGTCGAACATAGCGTTCTGCGGATCGGTCGTCGGCATGATATCGATATTATATCTGCACTCGTAATCGTTGTTCCAGTTCCTGAACTTGTACCACGGATAGTACGGCGACTTGACCGACTGGTACGCGCCGACGCTATCATAACCGCCGTGCTTATTGAAGTAAATACTGTCGTCGCCCGTGTGCGAGAACACGCCGTCGAGAATGATCTTGATACCGCGCTTATTCGCTTTCTTGATAAGGTCTTTAAGATCGTCGATAGTGCCGAAATCGCTGTCCACGCGCATATAGTTGCCGACGTCGTACTTATGATTGGAATGCGCCTCGAATATAGGCGTAAGGCAAACGCAAGTCACGCCGAGGTTTTTGAGGTATGTAAGCTTCTTGGTTATGCCTTTGAGATTGCCGCCGAAGAAATCAACGTTGGCTATCCTGCCCTCGCCGTCCGCACGGAACTCGGGCACGCCGCCCCAGTCCTCGCGGTAAGACGCATAGCTCTTGGTCTTGTTGCGCTCGCCGCCGATAAAGAACCTATCGGGCATGATCTCGTACATGACGCCGCCGTCGACAAACGTGGGCGCGTACTCGTCCGCCGTAACGGTAAGCTGCCAATCGCTGCCCTTGCCGAGAAGCGCGTGAAGATCGTCGCCGCCGCCGACGCGGTAGGTCTGCTCGTCGGTCTGGATATCGAAGTGATAGAAGTACACGCCCGAGCTCGTGACCTTGACGGTTATCGAATAGGTATACTCGCCGTCCTCGTCCTTAACGCAGTTCATCGCGTAGCGCACAGGGTCTTCGCCGTGCTTTGTGAGAACGAGGAAAACCTCGGACGGGTTTTGCGGGCGCGTGAATTTAAGCGTAAGGCTTACGGGTTCGCCCACCGTGACCGCGCCCGTAGGCGTTTTGTACTTTTCGCAATTGGGAAAGAACGATACAGTTTTATTCATAAATGCTCCTTAATGCCAACTCTCGCAAGGTTTTTGCGAGAGCCGATAAATGATATAAAGCTTATTCAACCTTATAATATATTAACTTAAAAGTTTCTTGGTTACTTCTTTTCAAAGAAGTAACGAAAATTATTTCTTAACTTTTTTAAGCGCCCAGATATTCTTAGCATAATCGTTGATCGACCTATCGGACGAGAAGATACCCGCCTTGGCGATATTGACGAACGCCATCTTGTTCCACTTAGCGGTATCGGCGTAAGCCTTGCCCATCTTGTCGGCGGCGCTGAGGTAATCGTCGAAATCGAGCAAGCACATATACGGGTCGGCGACCTGATAGCTGCCGAGAATGAGATAGTCGGCAATATCGGAGAAGCTCTCGCCGTCGAAGCCCACGCGGAGCCTATCGACAACGCGCTTAATCTGGTCGTTATGCGCGTAAATATTAGACGAGTTATAGCCCGCACGCCACGCGCGCTCGACTTCCTCGGTTTTAAGCCCGAAGATGAAGATGTTATCGTCGCCGACGTACTCGCCGATCTCGACGTTCGCGCCGTCGAGCGTGCCGAGCGTGACCGCACCGTTTATCATGAACTTCATGTTGGACGTGCCCGACGCTTCCTTACCGGCGAGCGAAATCTGTTCGCTGACCTCTGACGCGGGAATGAGGTGCTCCGCCTGCGTAACGTTGTAGTTCTCTACGAACATAACGTCAAGCTTGCTCTTGATAGCGGGGTTCTTTTGAATCTCTTTCGACAAGCAGTTGATAAGCTGAATAATGCGCTTGGCGTGCATATAGCTGCCCGCGGCTTTCGCGCCGAATATAAAGGTCTGCGGCGCGACCTGCTTATTGGGATCGTCCAAAAGTTCGAGGTAGTAATGCACTATTTTGAGCACATTCAAAAGCTGACGCTTATACTCGTGCAAACGCTTGATCTGCGTATCGAAGCGCGATTCGGGATTGAGCACGAAGCCCGTCGTCTTTTTGATATACTCGGCGTAATCCTTTTTGTTCGCCTGCTTGATCTTGCCGATCTTGTCGAGCACGGTCTTGTCGTTTGCGAACTTCATAAGGTTAGCGAGCTGTTCGGGCTTGGTGTAGAAGTCCGCACCGATAAGCTCGGTAATGAGCGCGGCGAGCCGCGGGTTGGACTGGATGAGCCAGCGACGGTGCGTGATACCGTTAGTCACGTTGGTGAACTTGTCGGGATAGATCTCGCTGAACTCGCTGAATATCGTGTCCTTGATTATATCGCTATGCAGCGCCGAAACGCCGTTGACCTTTTGCGAGCCGATAACGCAAAGGTTAGCCATTTTGACCTGATTGTTATGGAGTATACGCATCGCGTCGATCTTGCGCCCGTCGGCGTGATCCTGTTCGAGCGCGGTGACGAACCTGCGGTTGATCTCGCAAGTGATAGCATAGATACGCGGGAGCACGGTGCGGAACATATTCTCGTCCCACTTTTCGAGCGCTTCCGCCATGACGGTGTGGTTGGTGTAGTTGACCGTGCGGATAGTGATATCCCACGCTTCGTCCCACGAGAAGCCGTGCTCGTCCATGAGCAAGCGCATAAGCTCGGGAATAGCGAGCGCGGGGTGGGTGTCGTTAGCGTGAATGACCGCCTTGTCGGGCAGGTTTTTAAGGCTCTTGTAAAGGCGCAGGTGGTCTTTGATAATGCTCTGCAACGACGCCGAAACAAGGAAGTATTCCTGTTGCAGCCGAAGCTGCTTGCCCTGGCTATGGTCGTCGCCGGGATACAGGACTTTGGAAATGAGCTCGGCTTCCTTGTCGCGCTGCATCGCTTTTTCGTACTCGCCGCGCGAGAACGAGTGCATATCGAACTGCGTAGTCGAAGCGGACGACCAAAGCCTGAGAACGCTTACGCCGGCATTGTCGCCGTAGCCCGAGATCATAACGTCGTACGCGAGCGCGTCCACGCTGTCGCAATCGACGTAGCGCACGTGCATTCTGCCGTTCTCCTCGCGCTCCTCGACGCGTCCGCCGAAGTTGACGGTAAACCGCTTATCCGAGCGCGGCATCATCCACACCTCGCCGCTCGGCAGCCACATATCGGGCAGCTCGACCTGCTGGTTGTCGACAATGCGCTGACGGAACAAGCCGTACTGGTATTTAATTGTAAAGCCCATTGCGGGATAGTTGAGGGTAGCAAGACTGTCCATAAAGCAGGACGCAAGCCTGCCGAGACCGCCGTTACCAAGTCCCGCGTCGCTCTCGCGCTCGAAAATGTCGTCGAGCGAGAACTTCATATTTTTAAGGCATTCCTTGAACTGATCGGTGAGCCCGAGGTTGAACAGATTGTTTTTGAGCGATCTGCCGATAAGGAATTCCATGCAAAGGTAATACACGCGTTTATACTTGCCGTTGGCTATACGCGCGTTATTCTCCTGCTTCTTTTGGAGCAGAAGGTCGCGAACTACCAGTGAAACCGCCTTGTATATTTGATCATCGGTCGCTTTATCGGGAGTGATAGCAAAGTATCGGGCGAGCTTATCAAGTACAAGTTCCTGCACTTCATTGGTTGTCTTATTCATAGGTCCTCCGTAGTCGAAATTTAGAATTAAAAATTACTGACTTGTTATTGTGGCATTGACCAAACTGCGAAGACGCGTCGTAGGCAAGGAAAGGGCAAATTTTCGACGTGGAGTGCACTTCGGGTACATGACCCGAGAAGATTCGCCACTGCCGCCGCATACGGCGATGTATTCGCGGCTTAGCCGCAAATTACTCGATAAAGTACGTTGAATTCCAGCGCGGCTTTATTCCACGAGAAGTCGCAGTGCATGGCGCGCTTGACGAGTGCGTCCCACTCGTCGCGGTGGTAGTAGTACATGGACACGGCGCGGGTGATCGTCTTGTCCATAACGTCGGAATCGTATTCCTCGAACAGGAAGCCGTTACCGGCGTCGCCCTTGCCGCAGTCTACGACCGTATCGATAAGCCCGCCCGTTGCGCGAGCGACCGGCACTGCGCCGAACGCGCAAGCGTACATTTGCATAAGTCCGCACGGCTCGGTGCGCGACGGGAGCAAGCAAATGTCCGCCGCCGCGAGCACTTTCTTATAAAGGTCGCGGTTGGTGGTGATGAGCGCGCGCACGCGGCTGCTGTACATGTTCTGGATGTGAGTGAGATACCCTTCGATATCCGAATCGCCCTGCCCCACGACTACTAGCTGGATATTGGTGTCGAGAATGTTGCCGCCGTTGTCCTTGTTGATGGACTTGCGTAAAAGGTCATAGCCCTTGTACGGCGCCATGTGCGCTATCATGCACACAAGCGGCACGTCCTCGTCCTCGGGAAGCGAGAGCATACGTTGAAGCTCGATCTTGTTCTTCTTCTTTTTATCGAGCGTGTTCGCGTTGTAATTAACGAACAGCGACGGCGATTTTTCGGGGTTGAACTCGTCTATGTCGATGCCGTTGAGTATGCCGACTATTTTTGCGCGGTTCTCGATGAGTATGCCGTCGAGCCCGCCCGAAAACTCCGGAAGCCTGATCTCGCGCGCGTACTGCGGCGACAGCGTGGTGATCTTATCGCACGTGACGATCGCGCCCTTAACGAGGTTAATCGCGCCGTTGAACTCGACCACGGACAGCTTGTCTTCGGGTATGCCGAACACGTCGCCCGCAATTACTGCGGGATACAGCCCCTGATAGTTTATGTTGTGAATGGTGAAAACGTTTTTGATATTCTTGTATTCGGGCTTATCCTTGTAATCGAGCGCATAGTAAACGGGCACGAGCGCCGTAAGATGGTCGTTCGATTGCAGGACCTCGGGCTTGAAATCGAGGTGCGGAATGAGTTCGAGCGCGGCGCGCGAAAGGAACGCGAACCGTTCGGCGTCGTCGTAATAGCCGTAGATTTTGCTGCGCTTGAAGTAGTACTCGTTGTCTACGAAGTAGAAAACCACGCCATCGTATTCCATGCGGAACAGTCCGCAGTATTGGTTACGCCAGCCGAGCTGAACGGTGATATTGCACACGAAGGTCATTTGGTCCTTGTAGTGTTCGGCAACTTCCTTGTAAAGCGGAAGCATTACGCGCGCGTCAGTCTTTTTGGTCTTGATGAGCGCGCGGGGGAGCGCCGAGCATACGTCGCCCATACTGCCCGTGGAAGCGAACGGTATCGCCTCCGTCGTAACGAATAAAACGTTGGTCATTTTTGCTTTTGCCATTATGAATTCTCCTTAACCCTCGCACATGATATGACGTACTGTATTTATTATTATTGTATCATATCGTCGGTGAAATTGCATACGTTGTCGGGCTGATTGTAATATGCGGGGTTGCTAATTAATTACGGTTTTTGTATTATTTTGTCGTTTTCTTAGCCGCAGGCTTTTTAGCCGCAGTTGTTT contains the following coding sequences:
- a CDS encoding glycoside hydrolase family 13 protein, yielding MNKTVSFFPNCEKYKTPTGAVTVGEPVSLTLKFTRPQNPSEVFLVLTKHGEDPVRYAMNCVKDEDGEYTYSITVKVTSSGVYFYHFDIQTDEQTYRVGGGDDLHALLGKGSDWQLTVTADEYAPTFVDGGVMYEIMPDRFFIGGERNKTKSYASYREDWGGVPEFRADGEGRIANVDFFGGNLKGITKKLTYLKNLGVTCVCLTPIFEAHSNHKYDVGNYMRVDSDFGTIDDLKDLIKKANKRGIKIILDGVFSHTGDDSIYFNKHGGYDSVGAYQSVKSPYYPWYKFRNWNNDYECRYNIDIMPTTDPQNAMFDEFVNGQEGVIRYWTRMGLGGWRLDVCDQLGDEFIAHCAKAVKKENADALVYGELFVDASNPIIDGVRRSFIADGKLDSVTNYPFKEDILNFVRCGDSARLNNTVAFVINNYPKHALDSLMNVLGNHDTARLMTVLGDNGHIECKEDKATAKVKNREEASKLVKLASALQYTLPGVPCVYYGDEVGMEGFEDPFNRKCYPWGEADKELLKWYKKLGAVRTNEREIFAHGRYCAIDADHGVMFFKRKLGNEIIYVIVNNSGSEYTPELPETEYTDLMTYKPFKGKVDDKSVAIIKATKQTVIPEKPQKKK
- a CDS encoding glycogen/starch/alpha-glucan phosphorylase translates to MNKTTNEVQELVLDKLARYFAITPDKATDDQIYKAVSLVVRDLLLQKKQENNARIANGKYKRVYYLCMEFLIGRSLKNNLFNLGLTDQFKECLKNMKFSLDDIFERESDAGLGNGGLGRLASCFMDSLATLNYPAMGFTIKYQYGLFRQRIVDNQQVELPDMWLPSGEVWMMPRSDKRFTVNFGGRVEEREENGRMHVRYVDCDSVDALAYDVMISGYGDNAGVSVLRLWSSASTTQFDMHSFSRGEYEKAMQRDKEAELISKVLYPGDDHSQGKQLRLQQEYFLVSASLQSIIKDHLRLYKSLKNLPDKAVIHANDTHPALAIPELMRLLMDEHGFSWDEAWDITIRTVNYTNHTVMAEALEKWDENMFRTVLPRIYAITCEINRRFVTALEQDHADGRKIDAMRILHNNQVKMANLCVIGSQKVNGVSALHSDIIKDTIFSEFSEIYPDKFTNVTNGITHRRWLIQSNPRLAALITELIGADFYTKPEQLANLMKFANDKTVLDKIGKIKQANKKDYAEYIKKTTGFVLNPESRFDTQIKRLHEYKRQLLNVLKIVHYYLELLDDPNKQVAPQTFIFGAKAAGSYMHAKRIIQLINCLSKEIQKNPAIKSKLDVMFVENYNVTQAEHLIPASEVSEQISLAGKEASGTSNMKFMINGAVTLGTLDGANVEIGEYVGDDNIFIFGLKTEEVERAWRAGYNSSNIYAHNDQIKRVVDRLRVGFDGESFSDIADYLILGSYQVADPYMCLLDFDDYLSAADKMGKAYADTAKWNKMAFVNIAKAGIFSSDRSINDYAKNIWALKKVKK
- a CDS encoding glycogen synthase, whose amino-acid sequence is MAKAKMTNVLFVTTEAIPFASTGSMGDVCSALPRALIKTKKTDARVMLPLYKEVAEHYKDQMTFVCNITVQLGWRNQYCGLFRMEYDGVVFYFVDNEYYFKRSKIYGYYDDAERFAFLSRAALELIPHLDFKPEVLQSNDHLTALVPVYYALDYKDKPEYKNIKNVFTIHNINYQGLYPAVIAGDVFGIPEDKLSVVEFNGAINLVKGAIVTCDKITTLSPQYAREIRLPEFSGGLDGILIENRAKIVGILNGIDIDEFNPEKSPSLFVNYNANTLDKKKKNKIELQRMLSLPEDEDVPLVCMIAHMAPYKGYDLLRKSINKDNGGNILDTNIQLVVVGQGDSDIEGYLTHIQNMYSSRVRALITTNRDLYKKVLAAADICLLPSRTEPCGLMQMYACAFGAVPVARATGGLIDTVVDCGKGDAGNGFLFEEYDSDVMDKTITRAVSMYYYHRDEWDALVKRAMHCDFSWNKAALEFNVLYRVICG